A single Anatilimnocola floriformis DNA region contains:
- a CDS encoding choice-of-anchor Q domain-containing protein: protein MTATFNDLTIKNGGSTGSRPSGAGIQGYNSTITIDDCVIEDNIGYQGGGIAATSGGSLTITDTIIRDNNTSRFGAGLYLSGVTVSISNSEISGNSTASGYDGGGLYMGSGSLTLDSVTVDDNYAGQDGGGVAVSSVSLAITGGSITNNEAVRQGGGLYVNAPSSAVGITGLTISNNTAGTGGGVYRTGGSAAITLTESTISGNTAPSTNVNLGEGGGIFTYQPLSLVRSTLSGNSAYRNGGGLWNTTSAISFSNSTISGNSAATGGGVYLSSGNTTSSSVNSTFANNSASGAGGAFYVGGFSSVAMKNTIMAGSTAGSGTSADLGGSGGHTINSGGYNLFSLSSISSFITGTTTGNQLGVNPQIGSLANNGGPTYTHALASNSPAIDAGTSSGAPGVDQRNESRPQDGDSSGTAQYDIGAYEYIVPPPPEVEVTGFYADGSNWKVDYVVTVSQTPVAIPLKIYTTSDGTTPGTLLASTTTPGNVTLGATQTATVTPTGVNSLSDYRLLVVLDDTAVTGDTTTANNKLLFEGGIFQTSASGTTYIHVHGSDTAADTVTITKSGSNTHVETNFDTTGITGLTSSVEFRIETHGGNDTIATDSDVAAVIRVYGGTGNDTITGGAANDLLYGGDGDDTLTGGGGNDTLEGGAGNDSLSGGDGEDSLTGGTGNDTLRGGAAVDAFPGYDSGTDTVLVDPPEAVNDSYSTNEDADPFSSSTGFELNANDITDLGQSRTPVPAVLTSTLGAKVVVRSNGTFDYYPQTSQTLQALNGSQSANDSFTYTLRNSLLETDTATVTITVSGIDDDLDAQDLLYIVQAPLELGQVLGTVPVLDDDGDTHSFQFVSEAVAGGLAISSTGVITVIDPNVFTFLGTTNYVFEIETSNGLDVDTSYFAVAIPAAFQVSGAATATQGHSYNLTLSSDIPFIDYVIDWGDSVDPLNPDDPTLVPGEGGDPVAIDHGFQVPGDVTPTIGISVGGTSSYTFTFTTVHVTQVNGVNLVVNGSFEDLGGGQFPEDATWNIFYGLPGWNLVSGPRIEVQHETVTSTPYGDNYIELDADEDGPGGGGLSAEGENSASAIEQSIATIVDQTYVLSFALAAREGLDLKDNTMQVTVNNGATNYTEVFTPGSTAWETHTISFVAKSSTATIKFADVSGTALTGLSESEYETYRDTLGTFLDNVTMYAAGGQTGTKTTVTVEISNPVCACLATPDGSQSSENLQTGNNVVTPPSPSAMAAMYMPRYSTNEFRPAVMSLDMSFLEGALVPDTVEVNGQVYSTAGISPGQGFRVSDLLDITALDTGLAEWSIPITENYAGGHTVSYDVTGNSLVSGPSNALLSAGWSIAAIDRLTITPEGALWQHMGDRLLWFKKDGANFKRPQGDQDFSELVDNSDGTFTISDRRGNELLFNSLGLVTEKTDTQGRKTTFVYTNADGDSKADDLLEVEEYDGRTLTYDYVDQRLAGLTDFDGRSVAFGYEDDQLKTITYPDPDGGGPLSALVTSFTYEDGYLKTVADGSDTMTFTYDSAGALTARENQDGSTETFVNSLTSTLPRAGYGTSLNPESLKPASDVVATSEDENGELTTYVLGALGLPVQMTDAEGNVTLYERDANGRITKQTDPDPDGAGPETMITRYQYDTQGNLLKMTLPNSGVRTWEYDATWNVPTSYVNERGLTTLYTVDPLTGLNTEVRQVIGEVDDLVNLETDDIVTGYTYTAAPSDPADPPAGLVETMTDPLGRVTAYTYNARGDVTSVTYAEGTADEATAYTYYNADGTVDYELDELSRRTDYDYDLLGRLTKTTLPDPDGGDPLARPEWKYEYDARNRRTKEIDPLDRETIYTYDKQSRVTKVERPDHDGDSELTTTTTTFDDRGLVASTIDPLGRETTYTYDKLGRQTKVTMPEVADPTTAINEVQVIDFDSGTVGNFKLNGNSNSAVIDLTDLSGLQTALDSLWGAGNTKVTHTSTAATVTFRGNLAGTNVVQMTVSDITGTLGATPSVSTDTAGVAAELVNPITQTSYDGLGRAISTTDALGNVTTYEYTNFSQNLKITLPDPDGVGLQTSPIIYQVFDVAGNLISAKDANGGVTTREYDLLGRLVRVTQPDPDGGGSLTAPVTEYAYDLAGHLLAVTDPLGNVTSYEYDNRDRQVKVTTADPDGAGGLTALVTEYEFDVAGQLTKVTAPGSRVTEYIYDDLGRLTVTKLPDPDGAGGLARPQLEATYDVASRKETDKDALGNITTYDYDDLDNLIKVTQPDPDGVGGLAAPVSEREYDAAGQLLNSTDALGNITTYEYDNFGRTLMITQPDPDGVGGQASPVTQYQYSLTGSLLQVLDPLLHATNYEYDALNRRTSSQDALQGATTYQYDSAGNLKFLTDPVNNTTEWVYDKLNRMVEEKNQLGDSRSFVYDAAGNLRQRTDRNERVMIYEYDHLNRQTAEEWWGGARPSVGISTSDGSTTNEVQRVGFSDSTPFQSGTFTLTFGGQTTSAIPYSANAATVQAALVALSNIDSGDVSVMKVANSITHQEWQITFTGALAGTNVSQISIDAASVYNGIGAPGTEVEATDTTGAKVDEVQVVTLSNTTGGTFTLGFGGASTAALDWDATTGEVDAALEALSGAGTVSVSGSTGGPWTITFTGAYSGANLAPLQSQAGNLTNSNLVRTIASTFNDDGDLEEISDPDATYEYTYDTLGRVTGYVQNLAGLTPEIEFVSQYNSASRRELLQAILDGDEDFQNTYAYDDLQRLSTLIQQSGADNAVANKRIEINYNSLGQYTRLDRYASADQSEFVASSHYSYDNLNRLLKLVHAETTTTPTGWGTDPLAGYQYAYDAASRILSIDSYLDGLSNYTHDDTNQLTGADHSTATDESYEYDENGNRIMSGYHINPNNQVDTDGTYNYTYDDEGNRLTRTKISNGYVTEYEWDFRNRLTKVTEKDNSNNILQVTTNSYDALNQWIRRNFDADGPGIAAPVDTFFAYENGQIALQFDGNATADLSHRYLWGDQVDQLFADEAVTSLGSAGDVIWPVGDHLGTQRDLVSYNSGTDDATVANHREYDSFGNLTNESNSAIDLLFGYTSRPLDETTGLQNNLNRWYDPAIGRWISEDPIGFSAGDANIARYVGNQPTLMADPNGLRPGASAAFYRRARAAAKRIITAKVVAEDRKHSAYLYYQPAGIEGFFKNATSVLGRITVQDSRIGTSLVQGAAAFYSSYDDTLQINGMAEDAEPGLVIHELIHALDDKNNWYLNITQLGYRRLRLIEGLAYAGVHLLEESNLLRDFEDRIRNGLATDPLDIQTRWDSAWKNLDRYSSTDVYVMGFNRGAITDADITDVGEKLKIKFSHDKLKCLYEKLIKQIVGIDVTLKAPAGLKRIFQ, encoded by the coding sequence CAGGGAGTCGTCCTTCGGGTGCGGGCATCCAGGGCTACAACTCAACGATCACCATCGACGACTGCGTTATCGAGGATAATATCGGCTATCAAGGAGGTGGTATCGCGGCCACGTCGGGCGGGTCGCTTACGATCACCGACACGATCATCCGCGATAACAACACGTCGCGATTTGGTGCTGGCCTGTATTTGAGCGGCGTGACGGTTTCGATCTCGAATTCCGAGATTTCGGGCAATTCAACTGCGAGCGGCTACGATGGCGGCGGCCTCTACATGGGCAGCGGTTCGCTCACACTTGATTCAGTTACGGTCGACGATAACTACGCGGGCCAAGATGGTGGCGGCGTGGCAGTGAGTAGCGTGAGTCTTGCCATCACTGGCGGTTCCATAACCAACAATGAAGCAGTCCGCCAAGGCGGTGGTTTGTATGTCAATGCCCCTTCGTCAGCTGTTGGCATTACAGGATTGACGATTAGCAACAACACGGCCGGCACGGGCGGCGGTGTGTATCGGACTGGTGGTAGCGCGGCGATTACTCTAACCGAGTCCACCATCTCCGGAAACACAGCTCCTTCCACAAACGTTAATCTCGGTGAAGGTGGTGGCATCTTCACGTATCAGCCGCTCAGTCTGGTCCGCTCGACACTTTCGGGCAACAGCGCCTATCGCAATGGTGGCGGTCTTTGGAACACGACTTCTGCGATCTCCTTCTCGAACTCCACGATCTCCGGAAACTCTGCCGCCACGGGAGGCGGCGTTTATCTCAGCAGCGGCAACACGACGTCTTCGTCTGTGAACAGCACGTTCGCCAACAATAGCGCGTCGGGCGCGGGTGGCGCCTTCTATGTGGGCGGCTTCTCATCGGTGGCGATGAAGAACACGATCATGGCGGGGAGTACCGCAGGCAGCGGCACGTCCGCAGACCTGGGAGGCTCGGGCGGCCACACCATCAACAGCGGTGGCTACAACCTCTTCAGCCTCTCTTCGATCAGTTCGTTCATCACCGGGACCACGACAGGCAACCAGCTGGGGGTTAACCCTCAGATCGGTTCACTCGCGAACAATGGCGGTCCGACGTATACCCACGCGCTGGCCAGCAATAGCCCAGCCATCGATGCGGGCACCTCATCGGGTGCGCCGGGTGTCGATCAGCGTAACGAGTCGCGTCCGCAGGATGGCGATTCGAGCGGCACAGCGCAGTACGACATCGGCGCGTACGAGTACATCGTACCGCCTCCGCCCGAAGTCGAGGTGACGGGCTTCTACGCAGATGGCTCCAACTGGAAGGTTGATTACGTTGTGACCGTGAGCCAAACACCGGTCGCAATTCCCCTCAAGATCTATACGACTTCAGATGGCACGACTCCGGGTACACTGCTTGCTTCAACGACCACGCCGGGCAACGTGACGCTGGGAGCCACCCAAACAGCAACGGTCACTCCGACCGGAGTGAATAGCCTGTCAGACTACCGCTTGCTCGTCGTGCTCGACGATACAGCCGTGACGGGAGACACCACCACTGCCAACAATAAGCTGCTCTTCGAAGGTGGCATCTTCCAGACGAGCGCGTCGGGGACGACTTACATTCACGTTCATGGCAGCGATACCGCTGCCGACACCGTGACGATCACGAAGAGCGGGAGTAATACGCACGTCGAAACCAACTTCGACACGACGGGTATCACGGGGTTGACGTCGAGTGTGGAGTTCCGCATCGAGACGCACGGCGGTAATGACACAATCGCGACCGATAGTGACGTGGCCGCGGTCATTCGCGTCTACGGTGGAACCGGGAACGACACGATCACGGGTGGTGCTGCCAACGACTTACTCTACGGCGGCGACGGCGATGACACGCTGACGGGTGGCGGGGGCAATGACACGTTAGAAGGCGGAGCTGGCAACGACAGCCTGTCGGGCGGCGACGGCGAAGACTCGCTGACTGGTGGCACGGGCAACGATACACTGCGAGGCGGTGCTGCGGTCGATGCGTTTCCTGGTTACGACAGCGGTACCGATACCGTGCTCGTCGATCCGCCGGAGGCAGTCAACGACAGCTATTCAACGAATGAAGACGCCGATCCTTTCAGCTCTTCGACCGGCTTTGAGTTGAATGCCAACGACATCACTGACCTCGGCCAAAGCAGAACCCCAGTTCCGGCCGTGTTGACCAGTACGTTGGGAGCGAAGGTTGTCGTTCGATCGAATGGAACCTTCGATTACTATCCGCAGACTTCGCAGACGCTGCAGGCGCTGAACGGCTCGCAGTCGGCGAACGACTCCTTTACTTACACGCTGCGCAATTCGCTGCTGGAGACCGACACAGCAACCGTGACGATCACGGTGTCGGGCATTGATGATGACCTGGATGCGCAGGATCTGTTGTATATCGTGCAGGCACCGTTGGAGCTGGGGCAGGTGCTGGGGACCGTCCCCGTCTTGGACGATGATGGCGATACCCATTCGTTCCAGTTCGTTTCGGAAGCTGTGGCGGGTGGCCTGGCGATCAGTTCCACGGGTGTGATTACGGTCATCGATCCCAACGTCTTCACGTTCCTGGGAACGACCAACTACGTGTTCGAGATCGAGACCAGCAATGGCTTAGACGTGGATACGTCGTACTTCGCAGTAGCGATTCCGGCTGCGTTCCAAGTGTCGGGAGCGGCCACAGCGACCCAAGGGCATTCGTATAACCTCACTTTGAGCTCGGACATCCCGTTCATCGATTACGTGATCGACTGGGGTGACTCGGTCGATCCGCTGAATCCGGATGACCCGACCTTGGTACCCGGTGAGGGCGGCGATCCGGTCGCAATCGATCATGGGTTTCAAGTGCCGGGCGATGTGACTCCCACGATCGGAATCTCGGTTGGTGGCACCAGCAGCTATACCTTCACGTTCACCACGGTGCACGTGACGCAGGTGAACGGCGTGAATCTGGTCGTCAACGGGAGTTTCGAGGATCTCGGTGGTGGTCAATTTCCGGAAGACGCGACCTGGAACATCTTTTACGGATTGCCTGGGTGGAATCTGGTGTCGGGCCCTCGGATTGAAGTCCAGCATGAAACGGTGACTTCTACTCCTTACGGTGACAACTACATCGAGTTGGATGCAGATGAAGATGGCCCCGGGGGAGGCGGTCTAAGTGCGGAAGGAGAAAATAGCGCTTCGGCGATTGAACAATCGATCGCCACGATTGTGGACCAGACTTATGTTCTGTCGTTCGCTCTGGCCGCTCGGGAGGGGCTCGACTTGAAAGACAATACGATGCAGGTGACCGTCAACAACGGTGCCACGAACTATACCGAAGTTTTCACCCCCGGCTCGACTGCATGGGAAACCCATACGATTTCATTCGTGGCGAAAAGCAGCACCGCAACAATCAAGTTTGCCGATGTCAGCGGAACGGCGCTGACCGGGCTGTCTGAATCTGAGTATGAGACGTACAGAGACACGCTAGGAACCTTCCTAGACAACGTGACGATGTATGCGGCGGGCGGTCAAACCGGCACGAAGACAACGGTCACTGTCGAAATATCGAACCCGGTCTGTGCCTGCCTGGCAACGCCAGACGGCTCACAGAGCAGTGAAAATCTGCAAACTGGCAACAACGTGGTGACGCCACCAAGTCCATCGGCGATGGCCGCGATGTACATGCCGCGTTATTCGACGAATGAGTTCCGCCCGGCGGTCATGTCTTTGGACATGTCTTTCTTGGAAGGTGCGTTAGTTCCAGACACGGTGGAAGTGAATGGGCAGGTGTATTCCACTGCCGGTATCTCACCAGGCCAGGGATTTCGCGTCAGCGATTTGCTCGACATCACAGCGCTCGATACTGGGCTGGCCGAGTGGAGCATCCCGATCACCGAAAATTACGCCGGCGGCCACACGGTGTCCTACGACGTGACTGGAAATTCCTTGGTCTCGGGTCCTTCGAATGCGTTGCTCAGTGCTGGTTGGTCGATTGCCGCCATCGACCGACTGACCATCACCCCTGAAGGTGCGCTGTGGCAGCATATGGGCGATCGCCTCCTGTGGTTTAAGAAAGACGGAGCTAACTTCAAGCGTCCCCAGGGTGATCAGGATTTCTCGGAGTTGGTTGACAATTCCGATGGCACCTTCACGATCTCAGATCGCCGGGGAAATGAGTTGCTGTTTAACTCATTGGGCCTGGTAACGGAAAAGACTGATACGCAGGGACGAAAAACGACCTTCGTTTACACCAATGCGGATGGCGACTCGAAAGCAGATGACCTGTTGGAGGTCGAAGAATACGATGGCCGCACGCTCACCTACGACTATGTCGATCAACGACTAGCTGGCCTCACGGACTTCGACGGCCGCAGTGTCGCGTTTGGCTACGAAGATGATCAGCTGAAAACGATCACCTATCCTGATCCCGACGGTGGCGGCCCACTCAGCGCCTTAGTGACTAGCTTCACATACGAAGATGGCTACTTGAAAACGGTCGCCGATGGCAGCGACACGATGACGTTTACCTATGATTCCGCCGGCGCCTTGACCGCACGCGAAAATCAAGATGGTTCCACAGAAACATTTGTAAATTCACTGACGTCCACGCTGCCACGCGCCGGGTACGGAACATCCCTAAATCCCGAGAGCCTCAAGCCGGCCAGTGACGTCGTGGCTACTTCCGAGGATGAAAATGGCGAACTCACGACTTACGTGTTGGGCGCGCTGGGTCTGCCAGTGCAGATGACGGATGCTGAAGGAAACGTGACGCTCTACGAGCGGGATGCTAACGGGCGGATCACGAAGCAAACAGATCCGGATCCAGATGGCGCTGGTCCCGAAACGATGATCACCCGCTATCAGTACGATACGCAGGGGAATCTTCTGAAGATGACGTTGCCCAACTCGGGCGTGCGGACTTGGGAATACGATGCGACCTGGAATGTACCCACCTCCTATGTCAATGAACGTGGACTGACGACGCTTTACACGGTTGATCCGCTCACAGGCCTCAACACCGAAGTGCGCCAAGTGATTGGCGAAGTCGACGATCTCGTCAATCTCGAAACGGACGACATCGTCACGGGTTACACGTATACTGCAGCGCCCAGCGATCCAGCCGATCCACCGGCGGGGTTGGTCGAGACTATGACTGATCCGCTAGGGCGCGTGACGGCCTATACCTACAACGCTCGGGGCGATGTTACCTCGGTTACCTATGCCGAGGGTACGGCCGACGAAGCGACGGCCTACACGTACTACAACGCGGATGGGACCGTCGATTATGAACTCGACGAATTATCGCGGCGGACGGATTACGACTATGACTTGCTGGGGCGGCTGACCAAAACCACTCTGCCCGATCCGGATGGTGGTGACCCACTGGCTCGCCCCGAATGGAAGTATGAATACGACGCGCGCAATCGCCGCACCAAAGAAATCGATCCGCTTGATCGGGAGACGATCTACACGTACGACAAGCAGAGCCGCGTCACCAAAGTGGAACGCCCCGATCACGATGGTGATAGCGAACTGACCACCACGACCACCACCTTCGATGACCGCGGGCTAGTTGCCTCGACGATCGATCCGTTAGGTCGGGAGACGACCTACACCTATGACAAGCTGGGTCGGCAGACCAAAGTCACGATGCCCGAGGTGGCTGATCCAACGACGGCCATCAATGAAGTGCAGGTTATTGACTTCGACAGTGGCACCGTTGGCAACTTCAAGCTCAACGGCAACAGCAATTCCGCCGTGATTGACCTGACCGATCTGAGTGGTCTGCAGACAGCGCTCGACAGCCTGTGGGGCGCTGGTAATACCAAGGTGACCCACACCAGCACGGCAGCAACCGTCACGTTCCGCGGCAATCTGGCGGGCACGAATGTGGTGCAGATGACCGTGTCGGACATCACGGGCACTCTTGGCGCTACTCCTTCGGTGAGCACCGACACGGCCGGCGTGGCCGCGGAGCTGGTGAATCCCATCACGCAAACCTCCTACGATGGCTTGGGGCGTGCGATCTCCACGACCGATGCCCTAGGGAACGTCACGACCTATGAGTACACGAACTTCAGTCAGAATCTCAAGATCACGTTGCCTGATCCCGATGGTGTGGGACTGCAGACCTCACCGATCATATACCAAGTGTTCGACGTGGCGGGGAATCTGATCAGTGCGAAGGACGCCAATGGCGGTGTCACTACACGTGAATACGATCTGCTTGGCCGGTTGGTGAGAGTCACGCAGCCCGATCCCGATGGTGGTGGTTCGCTCACGGCGCCGGTGACCGAGTATGCGTATGATCTGGCCGGGCACCTGCTGGCGGTCACCGATCCGCTGGGCAACGTCACCAGCTACGAATACGACAACCGCGATCGCCAGGTGAAAGTCACCACGGCCGATCCGGATGGTGCTGGCGGCTTGACTGCGCTTGTGACCGAATATGAGTTCGATGTTGCGGGCCAGTTGACTAAGGTGACGGCGCCAGGAAGCCGGGTGACGGAGTACATCTATGACGACCTGGGTCGACTAACCGTCACGAAACTCCCTGATCCGGATGGCGCTGGTGGCTTGGCTCGGCCGCAGTTGGAAGCGACCTACGATGTGGCCAGCCGGAAAGAGACGGATAAGGACGCGCTCGGCAACATCACGACGTATGACTACGATGATCTCGACAACCTGATCAAGGTCACGCAACCCGATCCGGATGGCGTGGGCGGTTTAGCGGCGCCGGTCAGTGAACGGGAATATGATGCGGCAGGCCAGTTGCTCAACTCCACGGATGCTCTCGGCAATATCACGACCTATGAGTACGACAATTTCGGTCGTACGCTCATGATCACGCAACCCGATCCAGACGGTGTTGGTGGTCAGGCCTCTCCCGTTACCCAATATCAGTACTCGCTGACGGGGAGCCTGCTGCAGGTCCTCGATCCGCTCTTGCATGCGACGAACTACGAGTACGATGCGCTGAATCGGCGTACTTCCAGCCAGGATGCGTTGCAGGGAGCGACGACCTACCAGTACGACAGCGCCGGGAACCTGAAGTTCCTGACCGATCCGGTGAACAATACCACCGAGTGGGTTTACGACAAACTGAACCGGATGGTCGAAGAGAAGAACCAACTCGGCGACAGCCGCTCCTTCGTGTACGACGCGGCTGGAAATCTGCGGCAGCGTACGGACCGCAACGAACGAGTCATGATCTACGAGTACGACCATCTCAACCGGCAGACAGCGGAAGAATGGTGGGGCGGAGCACGTCCCAGTGTCGGCATCTCGACCTCCGATGGCTCGACGACTAACGAGGTGCAGCGGGTGGGCTTCTCGGATTCGACGCCCTTCCAGTCGGGGACGTTCACGCTGACGTTCGGCGGCCAGACGACTTCCGCCATTCCTTACAGCGCGAATGCAGCCACGGTGCAGGCGGCGCTGGTGGCTCTCAGCAACATCGACAGCGGTGACGTGTCGGTAATGAAGGTCGCCAACAGCATCACGCACCAAGAGTGGCAGATCACCTTTACCGGCGCCCTGGCCGGAACCAACGTCTCTCAAATTAGCATTGACGCTGCCTCGGTCTATAATGGAATCGGTGCTCCGGGGACAGAGGTGGAAGCCACCGATACGACCGGCGCGAAGGTAGACGAGGTTCAGGTGGTCACGCTCAGCAATACAACCGGCGGTACGTTCACGCTCGGCTTCGGCGGAGCGAGCACGGCGGCGCTCGATTGGGATGCCACCACCGGCGAAGTCGATGCAGCGCTCGAGGCGTTGTCGGGCGCGGGCACCGTTTCGGTGTCTGGTTCGACCGGCGGACCTTGGACGATCACGTTCACCGGCGCTTACTCGGGTGCCAACCTCGCGCCGCTGCAGTCCCAGGCTGGCAATCTGACCAACAGTAACCTGGTGCGGACGATTGCTTCGACCTTCAACGATGATGGCGATCTGGAGGAGATCAGCGATCCTGATGCGACCTACGAGTACACGTACGACACCCTGGGACGCGTGACCGGCTACGTGCAGAACCTGGCCGGACTGACGCCAGAGATCGAGTTCGTCAGTCAGTACAACTCGGCCAGTCGGCGTGAACTCTTGCAAGCGATTCTCGATGGGGATGAAGACTTCCAGAACACGTATGCCTACGACGACCTGCAACGGCTCTCGACGCTAATTCAGCAGAGCGGCGCCGACAACGCGGTGGCAAACAAGCGGATCGAAATCAACTACAACTCGCTGGGGCAATACACGCGTCTTGATCGTTACGCGTCGGCCGACCAGTCGGAGTTCGTGGCCAGCTCGCATTACAGCTACGACAACCTAAACCGGCTGCTCAAGTTGGTGCATGCGGAAACGACCACCACGCCGACCGGCTGGGGGACCGATCCGCTGGCTGGTTATCAGTATGCCTACGATGCAGCCAGCCGGATTCTGTCGATCGATTCGTATCTCGATGGCCTCAGCAACTACACGCACGACGACACGAACCAGCTCACGGGCGCCGACCACAGCACGGCGACGGATGAGTCGTACGAGTACGACGAAAACGGCAACCGGATCATGTCGGGCTACCACATCAATCCGAACAATCAGGTCGATACCGACGGCACCTACAACTATACCTACGACGATGAAGGTAATCGGCTCACCCGGACGAAGATCAGCAACGGGTACGTCACCGAGTATGAATGGGACTTCCGTAACCGCCTGACGAAGGTGACCGAGAAGGACAACTCGAATAACATCCTGCAAGTCACCACCAACAGCTACGATGCCCTCAACCAGTGGATCCGCCGTAACTTCGACGCGGATGGCCCCGGCATTGCGGCCCCGGTCGACACGTTCTTCGCCTACGAGAACGGCCAGATCGCCTTGCAGTTCGACGGCAACGCAACCGCCGACCTCTCCCACCGCTACCTGTGGGGTGATCAGGTCGACCAGCTCTTCGCCGACGAAGCCGTCACCAGCCTCGGCAGCGCAGGCGATGTCATCTGGCCTGTCGGCGACCACCTCGGTACCCAGCGCGACCTAGTCAGCTACAACAGCGGCACCGACGATGCCACAGTTGCGAACCACCGCGAGTACGACTCCTTCGGAAACCTGACCAACGAATCAAACTCGGCCATCGATCTTCTCTTCGGTTATACCAGCCGACCTCTGGATGAAACGACTGGTTTACAAAACAACCTCAACCGCTGGTACGATCCGGCTATCGGCAGATGGATCAGCGAAGACCCGATCGGTTTCAGCGCCGGCGATGCTAATATCGCGAGGTATGTGGGCAATCAACCAACGCTAATGGCAGACCCGAACGGACTCCGTCCTGGTGCCTCCGCGGCGTTCTATCGCAGAGCGCGTGCTGCCGCAAAGCGAATTATCACCGCAAAGGTCGTAGCCGAAGACCGGAAGCATTCTGCATACCTTTACTACCAGCCAGCAGGTATCGAAGGCTTTTTCAAGAACGCAACAAGCGTTCTCGGGCGGATTACAGTTCAAGATTCTCGAATTGGCACCAGTCTTGTGCAAGGCGCTGCCGCATTCTATTCCTCCTATGATGACACGCTGCAAATCAATGGGATGGCTGAAGATGCCGAACCAGGTCTTGTCATCCATGAGCTAATTCATGCGTTGGACGACAAGAATAATTGGTACTTAAACATCACACAGCTGGGCTACCGTAGGCTTAGGCTCATCGAGGGCTTAGCGTACGCGGGAGTTCATCTTTTGGAGGAGTCAAATCTGCTTCGCGACTTTGAAGACAGGATTCGGAACGGGCTAGCTACTGATCCACTTGACATTCAAACAAGATGGGATTCCGCGTGGAAGAACCTGGATCGCTATTCGTCAACCGACGTGTATGTCATGGGGTTTAATCGGGGCGCGATTACCGATGCAGACATAACAGACGTTGGTGAAAAGTTGAAGATCAAGTTCTCACACGACAAGCTTAAATGCCTCTATGAGAAGCTCATTAAGCAAATCGTTGGAATTGATGTTACACTCAAAGCTCCAGCAGGACTAAAAAGGATCTTTCAGTAA